The following nucleotide sequence is from Candidatus Delongbacteria bacterium.
GGTAATCATTCCTGCTCTATCAAAACCAGATATTAGAGTAAAGCTTAAAAATTATAGTCCATCAGAAATTTATGCAGTTAAAAAAGTTAGTAGTGAAAATCTTTCAAAAAAGAAATTAGCTGAAAAATACAAAATTTCGTTGTCAGCTATTGAAGAACTTAATAAAAATGAAACATCTGACACTGTAAATGTAGTGATTCCACCCGTAAATCAAACATGGTTCAGTAATTTTAATAAAAAATTTCTTTCCTTTTACGATAATGAGAAGTATTTTCTGGACTGTCAAAAAAAGCTGAATTACAGAGTGAGGAAAGGGGACTCAATTTGGAAGATAGCAAAGATGTTTAATGTTAACATTAACAAGTTAAAAGGGTGGAATAAGATAGGAAAAATGAATTTAATAAAACCGGGACAAAATCTGGTTATTTATTTATAGATAAATTGATACATCATTAGGAAAGGAGTCGGAAGTGGAAAACAGCAAGGTTACTAAGTTTGACCTGGTAAAGGTTATCGTTGAAGACACTGGTATCGCATACAAGGATGTCAGTACTGTTATCAATAGATTACTAGACGCTATTAAAGACAGTTTAAAAGATAACTCCACAATTGAACTTAGAGGGTTTGGTACTTTTAAAGTAAGCCACAGAGCTTCAAGAGTTGCTTATAAACCTAAAGGAAGAGATAAACTGGATATACCTGATAAGTACATTCCTGTTTTCAAACCTGTTAAAAAGTTAAAAGATGAAGTTAATGACAATTGCCACAAAAAGTAAACACTAGTATCGGAGGAATTGAATGCCTAGCGGTAAAAAAAGAAAAAGACACAAGATCGCTACTCACAAGAGAAAAAAGAGATTGAGAAAAAACAGACACAAAAAGAAATAATTTGATTTCTTGAAAAAAGTGGATTCCAGAGTCCACTTTTTTTTATTATTAGCTTTTTTTGTAAAAGATTATTAAATTCTCCCAAGATAGGACATTCCTGATAACATACGCTAATACAATTGTTTACGGGTGTTGTTCCTATAGTAAGGTAAAAACTTTTGGAGACGTGATGAGTGATAAATTTCTTATGGAACTTACTAAAGTTGGATTAACAGAACATGAAGCAAGGACGTATCTTATATTATTGAAAAAAGATTCTATCTCAGCCTCTGAGATAGCTCAGCTAACAAAAATTAACAGATCTAATGTTTATGGTGTGTTAGGTGGACTTGTATTGAAAGGTTTATGTGAGGAGCTACCAGGTAAAGTACGTAAATTTAGGGCATTAAATCCTGCAAATTCATTTGAAAATCTAAAAACAGATTATCTCCATAAAATATCAAAAATCAATGATCTTGCAGATATTCTCACTTTAGAATATGAAAGTAATGAGAAAGCAATAAATCCTTTGGATTTTATAACTGTGTTAACTTCCAGATCCAGTATTATGGACAAAATTATGAAATTTCATCATACTGCAGAGGAAGAGGTGAAAGTGTTTTCAAAACAACCTTTTGCTTTTAGTATTGAATCAAATATGGAAAAAATGACTGAGCTTGTTAAAGCAGGTACAAAGAGGGGTGTTAAATATAGAGTTATCTATGAAGTCGAAGGTAATGAGGATAGGGAAGAGTTGCTAAAATCGATAAAAACATTTGAAAAAATGGGTGAGATAGTTCGAGTTTTACCAAAACTTCCTATGAAATTAATGATTTTCGATGATAAAGTAACAATATTCTCTTTAAAAAATAGTTCTGAACTTAGTAAGGATTTCACTTCAATGATTATTGAACATAGAGATCATGCCTTAGGTTTATCTGAAATGTTTGAAGCTTACTGGGAGAAAGGAATAACGATTGATGAGTATTATAGATCATAATAATTTTAGAGGCT
It contains:
- a CDS encoding integration host factor subunit beta; its protein translation is MENSKVTKFDLVKVIVEDTGIAYKDVSTVINRLLDAIKDSLKDNSTIELRGFGTFKVSHRASRVAYKPKGRDKLDIPDKYIPVFKPVKKLKDEVNDNCHKK